GCTATGTGGCTATGTGTTTATATTTTTTCAGTTACTCTTTTTTTGAAACAAATAGGGTCATAGGAACATAGGATTCACATAGGGGTGTGCTATGTGTTTATATTTTTTCAGTTACTCTTTTTTTGAAACACATAGGGTCATAGGAACATAGGATTCACATAGGGATGTGCTATGTGGCTATGTGTTTATATTTTTTCAGTGACTCTTTTTTTGAAACACATAGGATCATAGGAACATAGGATTCTCATAGGGTTGAGCTATGTGGCTATGTGTTTATTTTTCTCCAACGACTCTTTTTTTGAAACTCAGACCCTCGCTCCTATTACCAAAATATCATCCACTTGGCTTTCGTTGCCTTTCCAAATTTCGATGTAATTATCGAGGAAGAAACCTTGTTCTTTCATGGTTTTATAAGAGTTTGCAAGTAGTGCATCTCTGAATTTTTTAGAGGTTAATTTTTTTCCGTTTTCTCCTCCAAACTGATCGGCGTATCCATCGGTAAATAAATAAATGCACTCCCCTTTTTGTAGCTGTACTTTATGCGATTCAAATACCTGGTCATCGGGCGTAAAGCCTCCGATAGCGGATTTTGTGGCCTTAATGATTTCCATTTCGCCGCTGTTGCGCAATATCCACAAGGGATTAAATGCACCGGCATAGAGCACCTCATTCGTTTTTGAATTGATACTGCAGAGGCAGATGTCCATACCATCGCGGCTTTCGTTTTCGCTTTGTTGGAGCGCCGTTTTTACACCATGATGCAATTGCGAAAGAATTTCGGAAGGGTCGATGATGTGTTTGGTGATAACAATTTCATTTAAAATAGTATTTCCTACCATGCTCATAAATGCACCCGGAACACCATGGCCGGTGCAATCGGCAGCTGCTAAAATATGATGGGAAACGCCTTGCACATTTACCGAACCAAACCAATAAAAATCTCCGCTAACAATGTCGCGTGGTTTAAATAAAATGAAGGAATCGGGCAAGGCGGCTTTTACTTTTGCATCTACCGGAAGGATAGATTGCTGAATTTTTTGAGCATAATTGATACTGTCCTTAATATCTTTAAAGGCATCGCTTAATTGATCGTTCGTTTCTTTTAATTCTACCGTGCGAGAGGCAACAGTATCTTCCAGCAATTTTTTTTCTTTGGCCAGTTTTGCGGTGCGGTAATTGGTGTAGAAAACAATTCCAACAAGGGCAAACAAAATAGCCAATGTAATAAACCACCAGCGCTGCCAAATAGGGGATTCGATGGTGAATTTGAATTCGATATTTTTGGTACTCCATACCCCATCGCTGTTTTGAGCTTTCACTCGAAAAATATAATCCTTACCGGAGGGGATGTTGCTATAGATGGCTTCATTCAGCTTTCCGGGAGGCGACCAATCTTTGTCAAAGCCTTCAAGGATGTAGGAGTATTTCATCTCCTTATCTACACTAATAGCTTGAAAATCGAAAGTTAAGTGGTTGTTTTTATAATTCAATTTTAGGGATTTTGGTAAATCCGTGACATCGTCAATTAAATCAGAATACTTTGACCAATCTACTTTTTGGTAAAACAACCTAATATCCATTAAATAAACAGTTGGTGGGGTATAATTAATTTTCTCAAATGATGGATTAAAAATAGAAAAGCCCTCTGCACCGCCAATCCAAATGTTTTTATTTGAATCAACCATCAATGTATTCTCTGTCAATTCATTTCCAAAAAGTCCGTTTTCTTCAGTGTAATGCTTTATTGAAACAACATTGAAAAGACTATCCAATTTAAGCTTATTTAATCCTTTAGGTGTGCTAAGCCATACTACATTTGGATCATATGCATCTGCAATAGCAGCAACAATAACATCAGAGGAGAGACCTTGCTTTTGAGTAATATTTTTAAACCCTATTTTGGTGTCATAACAAACCAAACCCTTATCTGCTGTTGCAAAGAGTAATTGGCCTCTTTTATTGCTAACAATACTTTCAATTGTAAGATTTGCTAATTGATTCTTCGCATTGAAATGAACAAATTTTTTGCCATCATATTTTGACGCCCCACCATTTAAATACCCAATCCACAGTGAATTATCACTTGATTTTGTAATTGTAAAAATATTATTGTTTGTCAGCTCATTTTTAGATGTATAAATTTTTGTTTCTGATCCAGTAATTGCAAAAAGCCCCTCAGTGCTTGTTGCAATCCACATTGTGTGATCAATGTATACAAGCCCGTATATAACGCCAAGATTTATGTTATTAATCATTGGGAATGACTTAACAAACTCCAATTTCGATGTCTTTCTGAGAATGATAATTCCATCATCTGTCCCAAGCCAAATATTATTGTCTTTATCTTTTGCAATGCAATGAATGGACTGATTCTCTATTTCTGGAATATTGTTTATTGATCTAATTTTCAGGCCATCATAATAACAAAGACCTGAAGCTGTACCGATTAGTATAAAGTTTTTATTAAGCTCAAAAAAACTGCTTATCTGTTTATGTGGTAGGCCATCAAATTTATTGAAATTAAGAAATGATTCGTTTTTAAAAACACAAAGACCTTGTCCATTTGTACCCACCCAAAGATTATTTTCGTGATCTAATCCAAGTGCATAAATTTCATTTGATGGAAACCCCTCCCGTTCACTATATTTTTTAAATTCATTATTCATAAATTTAAACAACCCACTTTCTTGAGTTGCTATCCAAATTGCACCGTTTGCATCTTCAAGTATTTTCCCAACCAATGCCGTATTTGTTTCAACTGAGTTGAATAGTTGGCTAATTTTATTGTTTTCGAATTTATAAACAAATGCACTAGTTGAACCTATCCAAATCCTTCCTTTACTATCTTGTAACAATGAAAAGACACTGCTAGATCCACCTATAGCATCCTTGAATACTTGAATGCCCAATTTGTGTGATTCTGCATTTATTGAACTTATTTTGCATACTCCAAAATGATATGTTCCAATCCAGTAATTTTCATCAGTATCTTGAATAATAGTAAAAATAGAATCTGTGGGTAAACCATTATTCTTCCTATAATGAGTATATGATTTTCCGTCATATTTAATTAAACCATTTCCAAAAGTAGCGATCCAAATATTGTTCTTTTTATCACAATAAATTGAATAAATCACTAAAGAATCTAACCCAAAATCATGAATTCTACGGAATTTTTTGCCGTCAAATAATGCAACACCTGTTTTAGTTCCAATCCAAATATTGCCCAGTGCATCTTCGCAAAGGCTTGTTATATCATTTGTGTGTAAGCCATTTGAAGTGGAATAGTTTACAAACTCCTTTCCATTATATTTACAAACCCCACCGTCTTGTGAGGCTAGCCACATATAGTCTTTACTATCTTTAATAATTGCATTTATAGTAAAACCACCAAGACCATCCTTGTTCTTAAATTTTAGTAAATTATAATGTTGAGCACCAGCAATATTACCGGTACATAAAAGGATGAAAAAAAATATTCGTTTGAAGGCATTCATATTATAGCATTCCAAAACTAAATATTTTTTCGATAAGGAAAGTCCCAAAAAGTCAACCAATACAAATTGTACTAGCTGCAGAAGCTAGATTGAAAAATCTTATTTAATTAGTTTTTATAATAATTTTTTCAAACTTAATTAAGTATGATTTTTCTAATAATCACATCATTAGAATCAGATATTTTTAGTAAATAAATCCCTCTTGTGAAGGCTTCAGTTTTGATAAAGCTTTGTTCACCAACCTTCAAAGCTTCAATCTCGTCATAAAATATACTATTTCCTAACATGTCAAAAAGTTGAATATTTATATTATTTAGTTGTCGAAAGGAATAAAAAGAAATTCTTTCTTTAGCCGGATTAGGGTATACCATTATACTATTTTGAAGGCGCTCTATTTGACTACTAAAAAGCAATGTACTATCAAATGGCATAGCTACTTTATTTTTAATATTTGACCGAGTGGTGCTTCTATAAAGTGTATTCAAACGAGCTGACGGGTTACAATCCACATCATAGACCATCTCAATGGCATAGCGACAAGAGGGACAAGTTGCAGCTTTTTTGCTAGTATCAGTATAATTTAATGTTGAATTGAAGGCAATGCTATCTTTAAGGATATTAAATGGTCCAGCACCTAATGTATCTCTCATCACTCGGTAATATCTCAAAGTATCATTGCTTCCTAAATAAGGAGTCCAATAAAGCTTTGGAAAATTTCCCCAACCCAATAATCCATATAAATAAATTGTTTTATGGATAATTACACCGCTAAAACTACCAACATTACCACAAGTATCTTTCACTGCCAACTGATAGCTTTCTCCTTCAATTGTTGTAGGATCAGATGCTAAATCAAGGTAAGAAGTGGGTACAGTATCTTTTACTGTTGCCACTTTTTCGAATAATGAAGTTCCTTTGTTTTTTCGCATTATTACAATACTGTCACTTTGCGCTTCATTTGGTTTCTGCCACCATAGCAAACTTTTTTGACTTGCAGAATCAACAGTAATATAACACAACTCAACTCTTGGAATTGCTTCAAACGTAATATTAATTGTAGCGGCAGCACCGTTACCACATGAGTTAGAACCATATACACTTATGTTACCGGATACACCATATGGAGAATAATTCACAACAATTGAATTTGTATCTGCATTGCCAATAATAACAGCAGAGTCGGGCAAAGTCCACACATAATTTGTTGCATGCGCAATGGCCGGAATACTATAAGTAATTCCAAGCTGGTTGATGCAAGAGGAGATTTGCGTATCGCCGGATATAGCTCCCGCGGCTTGTGGAAGCAGCGATTTATTAAGAATGAGGTATAAGGTATCACTTAGTCCGCAGCTATTTTTTCCGGCCACTCCAATACTATCGATTCCGGCGCCAAGCCCTATTGTTATGCTAATACTGGTATCGGGTGTAATGTTGTTTACAAAAGCAGAACTCAAGCCCGATGATAGTATCCATTGGTAAGATGTTGCTTGTTGCATGGGTAAACATGAAAATAAATTACCTGAGCTGCCTTCGCAGTTTGCACTAAGGCTAGTTACTCCATCGTTGCCAGTAGGAATTTGATATACCAAGGGATCGGCATCATTGCAATCGTCATTATTAGTTACCTGTCCGGCAAGCGGTGTGCAACTTAAGGTAGCTGCTCCTGCTGCATTTCCATGGCCATCGTTATCGGCATCGGGATAATAGGAAATGGGAAAGTTAATTTGAAAAGCTGTGGAGGGATAAATATCCTGCGCAACTGGATTGCTGCTAATTACCTGAATTTTATAATTGCTTGCAGCAAATGTAAATGGTAAAGTGGCATTGATGGTTCCGCTTGTGGTGGAAGAAAGTGTTCCTATAGTAGTTGGGCTTGCGAAACTTCCGGAACTATCGCTTAACTGAGCAGTAAATACATTGCCGGCATTAAACGTCCCGGTAACGGTATAGTTTACACTTACACTTGTTCCGGCACATTCCGGACCTGCTATTGCTCCGGTAGTAATTGAATTGGGTCCTGAAATTTTCGCAAACCAATAATCAATGCTTCCTCGACTCGCTTGAGATTTATCGCCGGTTAAACCGGAAGTTGACCAGCCTGCCACCAAGTAATTTCCATCGGGAGTTTCGCAAATTGATTTGGCATAATCATCGGCGCTACCGCCAAATCTTCTTTCCACTTGAGCAATGCCATTGGCATCCACTTTCACCACCCAATAATCATAACTTGTGCCGGCTGTTCCTTGATTCCCTTGGGATTTATCTCCCGATGCAACAGAGCTGGAAGCGCCGCCCAACAAATACCCGCCATCTGTAGTTTGAATGGCATCAAATAAATTATCAGCGCTAGTTCCACCAAAACGCTTGTCCCATTGTTTTACGCCGGTAGCATTGGTCTTAAGAATCCAGTAATCAAAATTTCCTCGGCTGGCTTGGCTTTTGTCGCCATTGGCGCCTGATGCTGAACCTCCGCCCAAAAGATAGCCGCCATCGCTGGTTTGTAGCACCATTTGTAATTGGTCGGCACTTGTTCCACCAAAGGTTTTATCCCATTGTTTTACTCCGTTGGCATCAATTTTCACTATCCAATAATCATCTAACCCTTGAGAAGCTTGACTTTTTTCGCCGGTAATTCCGGAATTCGAGTATCCGCCTAAAATATAGCCACCATCGCTGGTTTGTTGCACCGCAAACAATTGATCGTCATCAAATCCACCATAGGTTTGGTCCCATTGTTTGGTTCCTCCTGCATCAATCTTAACTACCCAGTAATCCCATGTAACACCAACAGTTCCGCGGTTTGCACCAGTTTTATTTCCACTTATTCCGGAATTAGAACGGCCGGCTAAAATAAACCCGCCGTCGCTGGTTTGTTTAACGGATTGCAAGTAATCTTCGGAAGTACCGCCGAATGTGCGGTCCCATAATTTTGTTCCTGACATGTTGGTGCGTACCACCCAATAATCGCCGGCACCAATACTGGCTTGGCTTTTATCGCCACTAATACCGGAATTGGACCATCCTCCTAAAATAAATCCGCCGTCGGCGCATTGCTGCACTTCAAAAAGTTCATCGTAATTGCTACCCCCGTAACTTTTATCCCATTGCTTCACGCCAAGGCTATTTACATTGATTAGCCAAAAATCGCCGGAGCCTTGACTTGCGTTGGTTTTATCGCCGTTCGCGCCGGACTCAGAGTAGCCGGCTAATAAGTAAGCTCTGGTATCAAAAGTATTGGTATCTAAAATAGAAAGTACATCGTGAAATTCATCGATAGCAGTTCCTCCAAAGCGATAATCCCATTGCTTGGTAAGCTGCGCTTGTGAATTAAGTGTGGAAAGATAAAAGCATCCCGAAAGGAGCATAAATTTAAACCAGCAAAAGGTTTTAATTGTGTTTTTAAATCGGGTAGCAATAGTATTCATTTTCATTAATTTTAGTGTTAGGCGTTTTACAAAAATAACATTCTGAGTGGAATACTATTCCACCTGAATTTTAATAACCTTACGCTGCTCCTCAGAACTAATTTTTATCAGGTATAAACCGCTTTGTAAGTCTTGAATCGAGATTTCGCAATTGTTCTTTCCCGATTCATAAGCGTTTATTACACATTGTCCAATAGCATTGTAAAGGCTAATTTGATACGCATTATTTGCGCTGAGGTTACCAATAGTTATTTTTTCTTTTGCAGGATTGGGATAAATGCTAAAAGAATTTTGCAGAGGAAGTTTATTTTTTATTCCAAAGACAAGGCTATCGTAGGGGATTTCATTTTTATTTTTGATATTTGAGCGAGAAGTAGTTATTGCTACCATCGCTCGTGCATCGGGATTGCAAAAATTTCTGAAAACGGTTTCAATAACATAGCGACAGGTTACACAATTTAAAGGGCTTATGTAATCGGTAAAATTAAGTTGGGTAGCAGGTAAGCTATCGGCCAAAATTGAAAAAGGTCCACTTCCGGTTGTATCAACTAGCACTCTGTATAAGCGACTTGTATCGCTAGCCCCAATATAATCGGTCCAATACAATTTGGGAATGTTGGCCCAGCCCAAAAAACCGTATAAATAAATGCATTTATTTTCAGAAACGGCACTTA
The sequence above is a segment of the Bacteroidota bacterium genome. Coding sequences within it:
- a CDS encoding SpoIIE family protein phosphatase is translated as MNAFKRIFFFILLCTGNIAGAQHYNLLKFKNKDGLGGFTINAIIKDSKDYMWLASQDGGVCKYNGKEFVNYSTSNGLHTNDITSLCEDALGNIWIGTKTGVALFDGKKFRRIHDFGLDSLVIYSIYCDKKNNIWIATFGNGLIKYDGKSYTHYRKNNGLPTDSIFTIIQDTDENYWIGTYHFGVCKISSINAESHKLGIQVFKDAIGGSSSVFSLLQDSKGRIWIGSTSAFVYKFENNKISQLFNSVETNTALVGKILEDANGAIWIATQESGLFKFMNNEFKKYSEREGFPSNEIYALGLDHENNLWVGTNGQGLCVFKNESFLNFNKFDGLPHKQISSFFELNKNFILIGTASGLCYYDGLKIRSINNIPEIENQSIHCIAKDKDNNIWLGTDDGIIILRKTSKLEFVKSFPMINNINLGVIYGLVYIDHTMWIATSTEGLFAITGSETKIYTSKNELTNNNIFTITKSSDNSLWIGYLNGGASKYDGKKFVHFNAKNQLANLTIESIVSNKRGQLLFATADKGLVCYDTKIGFKNITQKQGLSSDVIVAAIADAYDPNVVWLSTPKGLNKLKLDSLFNVVSIKHYTEENGLFGNELTENTLMVDSNKNIWIGGAEGFSIFNPSFEKINYTPPTVYLMDIRLFYQKVDWSKYSDLIDDVTDLPKSLKLNYKNNHLTFDFQAISVDKEMKYSYILEGFDKDWSPPGKLNEAIYSNIPSGKDYIFRVKAQNSDGVWSTKNIEFKFTIESPIWQRWWFITLAILFALVGIVFYTNYRTAKLAKEKKLLEDTVASRTVELKETNDQLSDAFKDIKDSINYAQKIQQSILPVDAKVKAALPDSFILFKPRDIVSGDFYWFGSVNVQGVSHHILAAADCTGHGVPGAFMSMVGNTILNEIVITKHIIDPSEILSQLHHGVKTALQQSENESRDGMDICLCSINSKTNEVLYAGAFNPLWILRNSGEMEIIKATKSAIGGFTPDDQVFESHKVQLQKGECIYLFTDGYADQFGGENGKKLTSKKFRDALLANSYKTMKEQGFFLDNYIEIWKGNESQVDDILVIGARV
- a CDS encoding T9SS type A sorting domain-containing protein — its product is MNTIATRFKNTIKTFCWFKFMLLSGCFYLSTLNSQAQLTKQWDYRFGGTAIDEFHDVLSILDTNTFDTRAYLLAGYSESGANGDKTNASQGSGDFWLINVNSLGVKQWDKSYGGSNYDELFEVQQCADGGFILGGWSNSGISGDKSQASIGAGDYWVVRTNMSGTKLWDRTFGGTSEDYLQSVKQTSDGGFILAGRSNSGISGNKTGANRGTVGVTWDYWVVKIDAGGTKQWDQTYGGFDDDQLFAVQQTSDGGYILGGYSNSGITGEKSQASQGLDDYWIVKIDANGVKQWDKTFGGTSADQLQMVLQTSDGGYLLGGGSASGANGDKSQASRGNFDYWILKTNATGVKQWDKRFGGTSADNLFDAIQTTDGGYLLGGASSSVASGDKSQGNQGTAGTSYDYWVVKVDANGIAQVERRFGGSADDYAKSICETPDGNYLVAGWSTSGLTGDKSQASRGSIDYWFAKISGPNSITTGAIAGPECAGTSVSVNYTVTGTFNAGNVFTAQLSDSSGSFASPTTIGTLSSTTSGTINATLPFTFAASNYKIQVISSNPVAQDIYPSTAFQINFPISYYPDADNDGHGNAAGAATLSCTPLAGQVTNNDDCNDADPLVYQIPTGNDGVTSLSANCEGSSGNLFSCLPMQQATSYQWILSSGLSSAFVNNITPDTSISITIGLGAGIDSIGVAGKNSCGLSDTLYLILNKSLLPQAAGAISGDTQISSCINQLGITYSIPAIAHATNYVWTLPDSAVIIGNADTNSIVVNYSPYGVSGNISVYGSNSCGNGAAATINITFEAIPRVELCYITVDSASQKSLLWWQKPNEAQSDSIVIMRKNKGTSLFEKVATVKDTVPTSYLDLASDPTTIEGESYQLAVKDTCGNVGSFSGVIIHKTIYLYGLLGWGNFPKLYWTPYLGSNDTLRYYRVMRDTLGAGPFNILKDSIAFNSTLNYTDTSKKAATCPSCRYAIEMVYDVDCNPSARLNTLYRSTTRSNIKNKVAMPFDSTLLFSSQIERLQNSIMVYPNPAKERISFYSFRQLNNINIQLFDMLGNSIFYDEIEALKVGEQSFIKTEAFTRGIYLLKISDSNDVIIRKIILN